Proteins encoded within one genomic window of Nordella sp. HKS 07:
- a CDS encoding ABC transporter ATP-binding protein, with translation MATSQENPILAVNGLSKSFAGRHSALKAACGIPVPRLVALDDVSLSVGRNEVLGIVGESGSGKSTIARSIIRLERPDRGTVSFDGQDVWQAKGAGLRQIRKDMQMIYQDPYGSLNPRMSIGRAISEPALVHGLIDRAGVRSLVRDLLERVGLPQSSAELSPHALSGGQRQRVAIARALALKPRVIIADEAVSALDVSIQAQILNLFSELVRDLGLSMIFISHQLSVIAHLADRVAVMYLGRIVETGGTADVFTRPRHPYTAALLKAHPDLAAKASREAALTGEIPSSFAIPSGCRFNTRCRYAEARCFASEPPATEFEAGHRTWCHVLPTLAGITAT, from the coding sequence ATGGCCACCTCCCAGGAAAACCCGATTCTGGCGGTGAACGGTCTGAGCAAGAGCTTTGCCGGCCGTCACTCAGCGCTCAAGGCTGCCTGCGGAATACCGGTGCCCAGGCTTGTCGCCCTTGATGACGTCTCGCTGTCGGTCGGCCGCAATGAGGTTCTGGGGATCGTCGGCGAATCGGGCAGCGGCAAATCGACGATCGCCCGTTCCATTATCAGGCTCGAACGGCCGGATCGTGGCACTGTCAGCTTCGACGGCCAGGATGTGTGGCAGGCAAAAGGCGCCGGCCTTCGGCAGATCCGCAAGGATATGCAGATGATCTACCAGGACCCTTATGGCTCCCTCAATCCGCGCATGAGCATCGGACGCGCCATCAGCGAGCCGGCCCTGGTGCATGGGCTGATCGACCGCGCCGGCGTCCGGTCGCTGGTCCGCGACCTGCTTGAGCGTGTCGGCTTGCCGCAATCCTCGGCCGAGCTTTCGCCGCATGCGCTTTCGGGCGGGCAGCGCCAGCGTGTCGCGATCGCGCGTGCCCTGGCGCTCAAGCCGCGCGTGATCATCGCCGATGAGGCCGTCAGCGCGCTCGATGTTTCGATCCAGGCGCAGATCCTCAATCTGTTCAGCGAGCTTGTGCGCGATCTGGGCCTCAGCATGATCTTTATTTCGCATCAGCTCTCGGTCATCGCTCATCTCGCCGATCGCGTCGCTGTCATGTATCTCGGCCGCATCGTGGAAACCGGAGGCACCGCCGATGTCTTCACCCGCCCACGGCATCCCTATACGGCGGCGCTTCTCAAGGCCCATCCCGATCTTGCCGCCAAGGCGTCGCGTGAAGCAGCGCTCACCGGCGAGATCCCCTCTTCATTCGCCATTCCGTCCGGCTGCCGGTTCAACACGCGCTGCCGGTATGCCGAGGCTCGATGCTTCGCCAGCGAGCCGCCGGCCACTGAATTCGAAGCCGGACATCGCACCTGGTGCCATGTCCTGCCCACACTCGCAGGAATCACCGCCACATAG
- a CDS encoding SDR family NAD(P)-dependent oxidoreductase translates to MTTMNKRFAGRRAVVTGASAGIGRATALRLAAEGARVGLVARGREALEATADEIRANGGEALVLVADGSVESEIAAAMDMAAGKWGGLDIIVSNAGIELLGQDDRVDRLELAIWDKLITTNLTGQFLACKHGARHLLAAGGGAIVCLGSNCAYLGMATNEPAYSASKGGILAMMKVMAIDYARLGIRVNMVIPGFIDTPMNAPVMKDAKELAYWSNQIPIGRAGTAEECASAILWLASDEASYCIGTTLVVDGGQASI, encoded by the coding sequence ATGACGACCATGAACAAGCGTTTCGCCGGCCGTCGTGCCGTCGTTACCGGCGCCAGCGCCGGGATCGGTCGCGCCACGGCATTGCGTCTCGCGGCCGAGGGTGCCCGTGTCGGGCTGGTGGCGCGAGGGCGCGAAGCACTCGAAGCGACGGCTGATGAAATCCGGGCGAATGGCGGCGAGGCCCTGGTCCTTGTCGCCGACGGTTCAGTCGAAAGCGAGATTGCGGCGGCGATGGATATGGCGGCCGGAAAATGGGGCGGCCTCGACATCATCGTTTCCAATGCCGGGATCGAGCTCCTCGGTCAGGATGACCGCGTCGATCGTCTCGAACTCGCCATCTGGGACAAGCTGATCACGACCAACCTGACCGGCCAATTCCTCGCTTGCAAGCATGGGGCGCGCCATTTGCTGGCGGCGGGCGGCGGCGCCATCGTCTGTCTCGGCTCCAATTGCGCCTATCTCGGCATGGCGACGAATGAGCCCGCTTACAGCGCCAGCAAAGGCGGTATCCTGGCAATGATGAAGGTGATGGCGATCGACTATGCGAGGCTCGGCATTCGCGTCAACATGGTCATACCGGGATTCATCGACACGCCCATGAATGCCCCGGTGATGAAGGACGCCAAGGAGCTCGCTTATTGGAGCAACCAGATTCCGATCGGGCGCGCCGGCACGGCGGAGGAATGCGCATCCGCCATACTGTGGCTCGCCTCCGACGAAGCGAGCTACTGCATCGGCACAACTCTTGTCGTCGACGGTGGGCAGGCTTCAATCTAG
- a CDS encoding ABC transporter permease, giving the protein MKSQPPHGIADGVWSRLQRRALLDRRWATISLVAGIAIVTAISALSLAAPFLGLRDPNATDLMNVLKPPSAHFLFGTDDLGRDIFSRVLHAGRVDLTFGIVTTYVSLVIGLLVGSFAGYFGGIIDTIIMRVVDLVISFPFIILILTIAAIVGPGLAGAYIGVIAVSWALYARLSRGEMLAIRRREYIRNAETLGYSTPRIVFVHAVPNLLRANLVFSMSDIVLNILTLAALSYLGLGAAPPTAEWGEMIAQGQKNLLNAWWISTLPGLVIVITGIGFSLIGDGLADRLDGRSR; this is encoded by the coding sequence ATGAAATCTCAGCCCCCTCACGGCATAGCGGACGGCGTCTGGTCGCGTCTGCAGCGGCGCGCCCTCCTCGACCGCCGATGGGCCACGATCTCGCTCGTTGCCGGCATCGCGATTGTCACCGCCATATCGGCATTGAGTCTCGCCGCCCCCTTTCTCGGACTGAGAGACCCCAATGCCACGGACCTCATGAACGTCCTGAAGCCTCCTTCGGCGCACTTTCTTTTCGGCACCGACGATCTCGGCCGCGACATCTTCAGCCGTGTCCTGCATGCCGGGCGGGTCGACCTCACCTTTGGCATCGTCACGACCTATGTTTCGCTCGTCATCGGCCTCCTCGTCGGCTCATTCGCCGGCTATTTCGGCGGCATCATCGACACGATCATCATGCGCGTCGTGGATCTGGTGATCTCGTTCCCCTTCATCATTCTCATCCTCACCATCGCCGCGATCGTCGGGCCGGGCCTCGCCGGCGCATATATCGGCGTGATCGCGGTGAGCTGGGCCCTCTATGCCAGGCTTTCGCGCGGTGAAATGCTGGCGATCCGGCGCCGGGAATATATCCGCAATGCCGAGACGCTCGGCTACAGCACGCCCCGCATCGTGTTCGTGCATGCCGTACCCAATCTGCTCCGCGCCAATCTCGTCTTCTCGATGTCGGACATCGTGCTCAACATCCTGACGCTGGCGGCACTCTCCTATCTGGGCCTCGGAGCCGCGCCGCCGACCGCCGAATGGGGCGAAATGATCGCGCAAGGACAGAAGAACCTGCTCAATGCCTGGTGGATATCCACCCTGCCGGGCCTTGTCATCGTCATTACCGGCATCGGCTTCAGCCTGATTGGCGACGGGCTGGCCGACAGGCTCGATGGAAGGAGCCGATGA
- the dctP gene encoding TRAP transporter substrate-binding protein DctP, with protein MTDKHTSSRHHFSRRTILTAATAALAMPFVIKAGRAATQLRMSTPGPADDWQSKGLVKFKEVLEQEAPGAFDVQIHYNGTLFAQGTEIEAMQRGNLECGVITPQDYAALIPEYSIFTTGYIYRDAAHLDAVFDGDIGTEYKARIAKDIGVQILRSQYFGARHVILRQARDVKTPADLAGLKLRMPAAESWLFLGNALGGNATPLAFEEIYLALQTGTIDGLENPLPDAMASKFYEVTEQVVLTGHLIASNFVTVAGKFWDGLSPELRTAVEKAEAAGKKLSDEGVAATEKDAKAFFESKGVKVTTPDVAVFRDQVQKKFVESDFAKAWPTGMLERINKAGA; from the coding sequence ATGACCGACAAGCACACATCATCTCGGCATCATTTCTCGCGTCGGACCATATTGACCGCAGCCACAGCCGCGCTCGCCATGCCTTTCGTCATAAAGGCCGGGCGCGCCGCTACGCAGCTACGCATGTCGACCCCTGGCCCCGCGGACGACTGGCAATCCAAAGGCCTCGTCAAATTCAAGGAAGTACTGGAGCAGGAAGCCCCCGGCGCCTTCGACGTGCAGATCCACTACAACGGAACCTTGTTTGCGCAGGGCACCGAAATCGAGGCCATGCAGCGTGGCAATCTCGAATGCGGCGTGATTACACCGCAGGACTATGCCGCCCTCATTCCGGAATATTCCATCTTCACCACTGGCTACATCTACCGCGACGCGGCGCATCTCGATGCGGTCTTCGACGGCGATATCGGTACCGAGTACAAAGCACGGATCGCGAAGGACATCGGCGTGCAGATCCTGCGCAGCCAGTATTTCGGAGCCCGACACGTCATATTGCGACAGGCGCGAGATGTAAAAACGCCGGCCGATCTTGCCGGTCTCAAGCTACGTATGCCGGCGGCGGAATCCTGGCTGTTCCTCGGCAATGCGCTCGGCGGCAATGCGACGCCGCTGGCTTTCGAGGAAATCTACCTCGCCTTGCAAACGGGCACGATCGACGGCCTCGAAAATCCCCTGCCCGACGCGATGGCATCGAAGTTCTACGAAGTGACGGAGCAAGTGGTGCTCACCGGCCATCTGATCGCCAGCAACTTCGTCACCGTCGCCGGCAAATTCTGGGACGGCCTTTCGCCCGAGCTCAGGACCGCCGTCGAGAAGGCGGAAGCGGCCGGCAAGAAGCTCAGCGACGAAGGCGTCGCCGCGACTGAGAAGGACGCCAAGGCTTTCTTCGAGAGCAAGGGTGTCAAGGTCACCACACCCGATGTCGCCGTCTTCCGCGATCAGGTGCAGAAGAAATTCGTCGAATCGGATTTCGCCAAGGCCTGGCCGACGGGCATGCTCGAGCGCATCAATAAAGCCGGCGCTTGA
- a CDS encoding TRAP transporter large permease, whose translation MSLAAFVMFALFFAWSFLGMPIGHAMIAAGIIYLFMTGQDIGLVASQSLNGLYSNFVLMAVPLFIFAAEIMNESKITDRLFGFANLLVGRLRGGLAHVNIVSSIIFSGMSGSALADAAGPGKLEVDMMVKAGYSPGFAAALSTTSAIIGPIIPPSIPMVIYGVISNTSIGYLFMAGVIPGLLLGLAQMAVVAAIAKRRNFPIEARPTRRQAIATTLDAFPTLMLPAIMLGGIYSGSVTPTEAAAVASCYALILALFWYRSLNFRALINVLVVSSRATATVAITIAGALVMNWIVAAEQIPQAMGAWMSSLDMSPAMFLLMVNILFLILGAFLDSLLMLLIIVPMLLPTVAHLGIDPVHFGVTAIINMMIGLVTPPMGELVFLIAGVSGIPLAAITKELWIFLVVLIALLFVLVYVPEITLWLPMQMGYEPVSLAK comes from the coding sequence ATGAGCCTTGCCGCCTTCGTCATGTTCGCGCTGTTTTTCGCTTGGTCGTTCCTCGGCATGCCGATCGGCCACGCCATGATCGCGGCGGGAATAATCTATCTCTTCATGACCGGCCAGGACATCGGTCTTGTCGCCTCGCAGAGCCTCAACGGGCTTTACAGCAACTTCGTCCTGATGGCGGTGCCCCTCTTTATCTTCGCCGCCGAGATCATGAATGAAAGCAAGATCACCGACCGGCTGTTCGGCTTCGCCAATCTGCTCGTCGGCCGGCTACGCGGCGGCCTTGCTCACGTGAATATCGTTTCCAGCATCATCTTCTCCGGCATGAGCGGCAGCGCCCTTGCCGATGCCGCGGGACCCGGCAAACTCGAAGTCGACATGATGGTGAAGGCGGGCTACTCGCCCGGCTTCGCCGCCGCCCTCAGCACAACATCGGCCATCATCGGCCCGATCATTCCTCCATCCATCCCGATGGTGATCTATGGCGTCATTTCCAACACCTCGATCGGCTATCTCTTCATGGCTGGCGTCATACCGGGACTTCTGCTCGGCCTCGCCCAGATGGCAGTCGTCGCGGCGATCGCGAAACGGCGCAACTTCCCGATCGAAGCGCGGCCGACGCGGAGACAGGCCATCGCCACGACACTGGACGCCTTCCCAACACTCATGCTGCCCGCCATCATGCTGGGCGGCATCTATTCGGGCTCGGTCACACCCACCGAAGCAGCCGCCGTCGCCAGCTGCTATGCACTCATCCTCGCGCTCTTCTGGTATCGCTCACTCAATTTTCGCGCGCTCATCAACGTGCTCGTCGTGTCATCGCGGGCGACGGCTACCGTCGCCATCACCATCGCCGGCGCCCTGGTGATGAACTGGATCGTTGCTGCCGAGCAGATCCCTCAGGCCATGGGCGCATGGATGAGCTCGCTCGACATGTCGCCCGCCATGTTCCTGCTCATGGTCAATATCCTGTTCCTGATCCTGGGCGCCTTTCTCGATTCGCTCCTCATGCTGCTCATTATCGTGCCGATGCTCTTGCCGACGGTCGCTCATCTCGGCATCGATCCCGTGCATTTCGGCGTGACTGCGATCATCAACATGATGATCGGCCTCGTTACGCCACCCATGGGTGAGCTCGTCTTCCTCATCGCTGGCGTCTCGGGCATCCCGCTCGCGGCCATCACCAAGGAGCTGTGGATCTTCCTCGTGGTGCTGATCGCGCTCCTCTTCGTCCTCGTCTATGTGCCCGAGATCACGCTCTGGCTTCCCATGCAAATGGGCTATGAGCCGGTCAGCCTGGCGAAATGA
- a CDS encoding TRAP transporter small permease has protein sequence MAAAAMFIVMFASFMAQILSRYVFNAPLSWTLEICSIAYIWVIFWSCDILVSERQHIIFDVLYQKFPPAPRRAVAIANTAAVGFIFLAALPGTLDYIAFLGRRHTMVLHLPFDIVYSCFGIFMIAAIVGAAIRLRRLLSSSWKTHL, from the coding sequence ATGGCGGCGGCCGCCATGTTCATAGTGATGTTTGCGTCGTTCATGGCGCAGATCCTCAGCCGCTATGTATTCAATGCTCCCCTCTCCTGGACGCTCGAAATATGCTCGATTGCCTATATCTGGGTGATCTTCTGGTCTTGCGACATTCTGGTGAGCGAGCGTCAGCACATCATCTTCGACGTGCTCTATCAGAAGTTTCCGCCGGCGCCGCGGCGTGCCGTGGCCATCGCCAACACCGCCGCGGTCGGTTTCATTTTCCTCGCCGCCCTTCCCGGCACTCTCGATTACATAGCCTTCCTCGGCCGGCGCCACACGATGGTTCTGCACCTCCCCTTCGACATCGTCTATTCCTGCTTCGGCATCTTCATGATCGCCGCCATCGTCGGCGCCGCTATCAGACTGCGCCGGCTCCTGAGTTCCTCTTGGAAAACACATCTCTGA
- a CDS encoding ABC transporter permease has protein sequence MSLIVFTGRRLAQSIPVLIVITLAAFSVIHLVPGDPARVMLGSRATDEAIAVLRTQLGLDKPLVTQYLDFLRNALRLDFGESLFQRAAIGPIVAARAVHSLALVTYAILISLVIAVPLALLSAVRRNLMADHVVRALSTLAFCMPSFWTALLLVLLFSIRLKFFPTSGLGEGLTGYMASLTLPAVSIALYLTPILLRSLRASIIQTLTAEFVEAARARGFSEGRVLFKHVLRNSLIAMLTILGVNVGYLISGAVVIENVFSIPGLGSLMVAAIVQRDYPVIVALTLVFGVVVVAANFLVDVCYAILDPRIRQ, from the coding sequence TTGTCGCTCATAGTTTTCACCGGCCGACGATTGGCACAATCCATTCCAGTGCTGATCGTCATTACCCTGGCCGCATTCTCCGTGATCCATCTCGTGCCCGGCGATCCGGCCCGGGTGATGCTGGGCTCGCGCGCTACCGATGAGGCGATCGCCGTCCTGCGCACGCAGCTCGGACTCGACAAGCCACTGGTGACGCAGTATCTCGATTTCCTGCGCAACGCCCTACGGCTCGATTTCGGCGAGTCGCTCTTCCAGCGTGCCGCCATCGGCCCCATCGTGGCGGCGCGTGCGGTGCACAGCCTGGCGCTCGTCACCTATGCCATACTGATTTCGCTCGTCATCGCCGTCCCCCTGGCGCTTCTCTCCGCCGTCCGGCGAAACCTCATGGCCGATCATGTCGTAAGGGCGCTCAGCACGCTTGCGTTCTGCATGCCATCATTCTGGACCGCGCTCCTGCTTGTTCTCTTGTTCAGCATACGTCTCAAATTCTTCCCGACATCCGGACTGGGTGAAGGATTGACCGGCTACATGGCGAGCCTCACCCTACCGGCGGTGAGCATCGCTCTCTATCTCACCCCCATCCTGCTGCGCAGCTTGCGGGCGAGCATCATCCAGACCTTGACCGCGGAATTCGTCGAAGCGGCGCGGGCGCGCGGTTTCAGCGAAGGCCGCGTCCTCTTCAAGCACGTGCTGCGCAACTCGCTCATCGCGATGCTGACCATCCTCGGCGTCAATGTCGGGTATCTGATTTCGGGCGCCGTCGTCATCGAGAACGTGTTCTCCATACCGGGCCTCGGGTCCCTCATGGTCGCAGCGATCGTGCAGCGCGACTATCCGGTTATCGTGGCACTGACCCTGGTCTTCGGCGTCGTGGTCGTGGCCGCCAACTTCCTGGTCGATGTCTGCTACGCGATCCTCGACCCGAGGATCCGTCAATGA
- a CDS encoding ABC transporter substrate-binding protein, whose protein sequence is MTARLGGLLALMASALILPINAHGQDATPQKGGTLTMARDSEPLTLNPIGANDNGSIFMIVQIFETLVETQDAPVPQPAIATSWTVSDDSKTWTFTLREGVKFSNGDPLTCNDVKFSIDRFADPKVNTNYGGFGAAIAATECANASSFIVKLKEPQGAFLDYLSTFIPSIVPKAAYEKMGDKAFSEQPIGSGPFVVKEWVRGQRLVLERNPYYWKSGQPYLDRIVIDYVPDENSRMLKVESGEAQIATEVPYSQIERIAALAHVDVQIEDVMAWDAVWFNSRKAPFDDPEVIRALNYATPKEAMLASLMHGAGEVANHVIAKVKYWDPTVPAYPYDLDKAKEALAKSKSPQGFTFSCLIVAGDQFELQQAQILQSEWAKIGVKMEVQAVDTGTIWTRWGSGDESCFTFTGSGLSSDALSDDNLAVVFFDFTGGIESFWTGWNNKQATELVKQAGSTIDENKRQAAFHQLQRLVMAEFPAVPLFFIKARTAVSADVKGFKTLPVKWWNLENVWLAP, encoded by the coding sequence ATGACTGCACGGCTCGGCGGACTACTGGCGCTCATGGCGAGCGCTCTCATCCTTCCAATCAACGCTCACGGACAGGATGCCACGCCACAGAAAGGCGGCACCCTCACCATGGCGCGGGACAGCGAGCCTTTGACGCTCAATCCGATCGGCGCCAATGACAACGGGTCGATCTTCATGATCGTTCAGATCTTCGAGACGCTGGTGGAAACGCAGGACGCGCCGGTGCCGCAGCCCGCCATCGCCACGAGCTGGACCGTGTCGGATGATTCAAAGACCTGGACATTCACGCTGCGCGAGGGCGTGAAATTCTCCAATGGCGACCCTTTGACCTGCAATGATGTCAAATTCTCCATCGACCGCTTTGCCGATCCGAAGGTGAATACCAACTATGGCGGCTTCGGTGCCGCGATCGCCGCGACCGAATGCGCCAACGCTTCGTCCTTCATCGTGAAGCTCAAGGAGCCGCAAGGCGCCTTCCTGGACTATCTCTCGACCTTCATTCCCTCGATCGTGCCAAAGGCGGCCTACGAAAAAATGGGCGACAAAGCCTTCAGCGAGCAGCCGATCGGATCCGGCCCCTTCGTGGTCAAGGAATGGGTGCGCGGCCAACGCCTGGTGCTCGAACGCAATCCTTATTACTGGAAGAGCGGACAGCCTTATCTCGACCGCATAGTCATCGATTACGTGCCGGACGAGAACAGCCGCATGCTCAAGGTCGAATCCGGCGAAGCGCAGATCGCGACCGAAGTCCCCTATTCGCAGATCGAACGCATCGCGGCATTGGCCCATGTCGATGTCCAGATCGAAGACGTCATGGCGTGGGATGCCGTCTGGTTCAACAGCCGCAAAGCCCCGTTCGACGATCCGGAGGTCATCCGGGCCTTGAATTACGCAACGCCCAAGGAAGCAATGCTCGCGAGCCTCATGCATGGGGCGGGCGAAGTCGCCAACCATGTTATCGCCAAGGTCAAATACTGGGATCCGACGGTCCCCGCCTATCCCTATGATCTCGATAAAGCGAAAGAGGCGCTGGCCAAATCAAAGAGTCCGCAAGGCTTCACCTTCTCCTGCCTCATTGTCGCGGGCGACCAATTCGAGCTCCAGCAGGCCCAGATCCTGCAATCGGAATGGGCCAAGATCGGCGTGAAGATGGAGGTCCAGGCGGTCGATACGGGCACGATCTGGACGCGCTGGGGCAGCGGCGATGAGAGCTGTTTTACCTTCACCGGATCCGGCCTCTCGAGCGACGCCTTGTCCGACGACAATCTCGCGGTCGTCTTCTTCGACTTCACCGGCGGCATCGAATCCTTCTGGACCGGCTGGAACAACAAGCAGGCGACCGAACTCGTCAAGCAGGCTGGCAGTACCATCGATGAAAACAAGCGCCAGGCGGCCTTCCATCAGCTGCAGCGGCTGGTGATGGCCGAGTTTCCTGCCGTGCCGCTGTTCTTCATCAAGGCGCGCACAGCCGTGTCCGCCGACGTGAAAGGCTTCAAGACCTTGCCGGTCAAATGGTGGAATCTCGAGAATGTCTGGCTTGCCCCCTGA
- a CDS encoding PhzF family phenazine biosynthesis protein, with the protein MKLDVFQIDAFANRVFAGNPALVCCLADWPDDGLLQAITTEHNAPVVAFLVDRGQRFEIRYFTPLGELGLVGHASLAAAHVVLRILRPDLLEATLDRRSGTLKVSRLSDALLAITLPVLPARGCEAPAGLDDALGVAVTEVHVNQNQYFAVLARESDVSSLAPDMDMLMKLDRDGVIVTAPGEHSQFVSRAFAPKEGLPEDPVCGSAHLALVPYWSARLGRTEHLALQLSPRGGELHCSLRGDEVRLAGRCVLYMQGTIHI; encoded by the coding sequence ATGAAGCTTGATGTCTTCCAGATCGACGCCTTTGCGAACCGCGTGTTCGCGGGAAACCCGGCCTTGGTTTGCTGTCTCGCTGACTGGCCTGACGATGGGCTGCTGCAGGCCATCACGACGGAGCACAATGCCCCGGTTGTTGCCTTCCTGGTGGACCGCGGTCAGCGCTTCGAGATTCGCTACTTCACGCCGCTTGGGGAATTGGGGTTGGTCGGACATGCCTCGCTTGCGGCGGCCCATGTCGTCCTGCGCATCCTGAGGCCCGATCTGCTGGAAGCAACCCTCGATCGCCGCAGCGGAACGCTCAAAGTCTCACGCTTGAGCGACGCATTGCTCGCCATCACGCTGCCCGTGCTTCCGGCGCGCGGTTGCGAGGCGCCGGCCGGGCTCGACGACGCCCTGGGCGTTGCTGTCACCGAAGTCCACGTCAATCAGAATCAGTATTTCGCTGTCCTGGCGCGCGAGTCCGATGTGTCATCGCTGGCGCCCGATATGGATATGCTGATGAAGCTCGACCGCGATGGCGTCATCGTCACCGCTCCTGGCGAACACAGCCAGTTCGTGTCACGGGCTTTCGCGCCGAAGGAAGGCCTGCCGGAAGATCCGGTCTGCGGTTCGGCGCATCTGGCGCTCGTGCCATACTGGTCGGCCCGCCTGGGTCGGACGGAGCATCTGGCATTGCAGTTGTCGCCGCGCGGCGGCGAGTTGCATTGTTCGTTGCGCGGCGACGAGGTGCGGCTCGCCGGAAGATGCGTCCTCTATATGCAGGGCACGATTCACATTTAG
- a CDS encoding RidA family protein: protein MTAQRGATKRAISTSKAPAPTASYSQAIVANGLVWVCGQVGNTAAVTGKAISDDIGEQTRQAIRNIEIILAEVGSGLADIVMVHVFVDTLIDFPAFDAAFQEVMPKPFPARVTVSGGVDPFRVEIAVTAVVPQGS, encoded by the coding sequence ATGACAGCGCAGCGCGGTGCCACCAAGCGAGCGATCAGCACCAGCAAGGCGCCGGCACCCACGGCGAGTTATTCGCAAGCGATTGTCGCCAATGGCCTCGTCTGGGTATGCGGGCAGGTCGGCAACACCGCCGCCGTCACGGGCAAGGCGATCAGCGATGACATCGGCGAGCAGACCCGGCAGGCCATCCGCAACATCGAGATCATCCTCGCCGAAGTGGGCTCAGGCCTGGCGGATATCGTGATGGTCCACGTCTTCGTCGACACGCTGATCGACTTCCCGGCATTCGATGCCGCGTTTCAAGAGGTGATGCCGAAGCCTTTCCCGGCGCGCGTTACGGTGTCGGGCGGCGTCGATCCGTTCCGTGTCGAGATTGCTGTGACGGCCGTTGTCCCGCAGGGCTCTTGA
- a CDS encoding ABC transporter ATP-binding protein, translated as MMQRSTPLLDVRDLSVGLTNRHGAFLAAHRVGFAVAPGQSIGLLGESGCGKSITLRALLGLVPHPGEIVGGSVHWKGRDWRSLTRQEVRRIRGKEIAMIFQDPAACLNPVFTIGDQISETLRIKLAIKSKAARELAADLLSRVGIPAPRERLRLYPHELSGGMRQRVMISMAVGAEPDLLLADEPTTALDVTIQDQILTLLAGLKDKTSMSMILVSHDVGVVAQNCDVILVMYAGRIMESGPALEVLRAPRHPYTRGLLAAIPHLRVGAARHPLRTIAGQPPNPANLPEGCPFQQRCSFARPECRTIAVTLDRALPGHGSACPVVT; from the coding sequence ATGATGCAGCGATCGACGCCACTCCTCGATGTGCGCGACCTCTCGGTCGGCCTTACCAACCGCCACGGCGCCTTTCTCGCCGCACATCGGGTCGGTTTCGCCGTCGCACCCGGCCAGAGCATCGGCCTTCTGGGCGAGTCGGGATGCGGCAAGAGCATCACGTTGCGAGCACTCCTGGGACTCGTCCCGCATCCAGGCGAGATCGTCGGCGGAAGCGTTCACTGGAAAGGACGCGATTGGCGAAGCCTCACCAGGCAGGAGGTCAGACGGATCCGCGGCAAGGAGATCGCGATGATCTTCCAGGATCCGGCCGCTTGCCTCAATCCGGTATTCACCATTGGCGACCAGATCAGCGAAACACTGCGCATCAAGCTTGCGATCAAGTCCAAGGCAGCCCGGGAGCTGGCAGCCGATCTGCTGAGCCGCGTCGGCATCCCGGCGCCGAGGGAGCGGCTTAGACTCTATCCGCACGAACTCTCCGGCGGCATGCGCCAGCGCGTGATGATCTCCATGGCGGTCGGCGCCGAGCCCGACCTGCTGCTTGCCGATGAGCCGACAACGGCGCTCGACGTGACCATCCAGGATCAGATCCTGACATTGCTGGCCGGGCTCAAGGACAAGACCTCCATGTCGATGATCCTGGTGTCGCATGATGTGGGCGTCGTAGCCCAGAATTGCGACGTGATCCTCGTGATGTATGCCGGTCGCATCATGGAGTCGGGCCCTGCGCTGGAGGTCCTCCGGGCGCCCCGCCATCCCTATACAAGAGGCCTCCTGGCGGCGATCCCGCATCTGCGTGTTGGCGCCGCGCGCCATCCCTTGCGGACGATCGCAGGGCAGCCACCCAACCCGGCCAACCTCCCTGAGGGCTGCCCGTTCCAGCAAAGGTGCTCCTTTGCCCGCCCGGAATGCCGGACGATTGCCGTGACGCTTGACCGCGCTCTGCCTGGCCACGGCTCGGCATGCCCGGTCGTGACATGA